Part of the Henckelia pumila isolate YLH828 chromosome 2, ASM3356847v2, whole genome shotgun sequence genome is shown below.
ACAGAGATAATGCGACGAATGAAAGTTATACTGCTGAGCAGCCCACTTCTGATTCAAGAATCCCGAGGCAAGCGGTACCCACTTCGAGCGAAGCTGTTCCGTCGAATCTTTCGTTCTCGAGGGGTTTAGTCTTTGATTTGGGGTCCAAGAATTCATGGGACGGTCTTGAGATTGGTTCTCCTGTGGTGAAGAGGTACCTGAGTGATGAGGAAGAGAGGTGGTATATGTGGTATCATGGGAGATGTGGTGAGAATCCGggttgtgattcgattggattGGCTGTCTCGAGTAATGGTGTTCACTGGGAGAGAGGCGCGGAACCTGTTCGATCAAATGCCGATGTGGGGTTGGTCATGAAGCGTAGTGAAGATTGGTGGGCATTTGATACTCATAGCATTAGGCCTTGCGAAGTTTCTGTAATGTCTAGCAGCAAGGTGAGGGCCAATAGCGCTGTTTACTGGCTTTATTACACAGGTTTTAATTCGGAAAAGATTGAAGCTTTGAGCGATTGCATGCCATTTAGTTTCAAGAATCCAGAGAGGGTGCGATTTGGTGTTGGCAATGATGACCAAGAAGTTGCTGGTGGCCAGCTTCTTAAGTCATTACCTGGATTAGCTATGAGCCAAGATGGGAGGCATTGGGCTAGGATTGAAGGGGAGCATCATAGTGGAGCATTGCTCGACGTCGGCTCGGATGGTGAGTGGGATTCATCGTTCATCTCCTCTCCGCAAGTTGTCTTTCACTCGAACGGTGATCTTAGAATGTACTATTACTCATTTGATGTTCAAAATGGGCACTTTGCGGTTGGCATTGCGCGGTCTAGGGACGGGATAAGGTGGTTGAAGCTAGGAAAGATCATGGGTGGGGGCGCTGTTGGGGCGTATGACGAGTGCGGAATAGTTAATCCTCGTGTTTTGAGGAACAAGAAAGATGGTAGGTATTTGATGGTTTATGAAGGTGTTGCTTTGAATGATAGAAGGAGCATTGGAATGGCGGTTTCTGCGGATGGATTGAAGAATTGGGAGAGGCTGCAAGAGGGTCCTGTTTTCGAGCAATCTTCCGATGGCGGGTGGGATTGCGAAGGCGTGGGGATGCCGTATCTTGTTCAAATGGACGGAGATGTGGATGAATGGAGATTGTATTACAGAGGGATTGGGGAAGGGGGAAGGACTGGGATTGGATTGGCAGTGTCTCAAGGAAGTGATTCATACAGTTTCCAAAGATGGACTGGATTTCATTTGTAATGCATTTTTTGTGTTGCCGAGTGCCTACAGACACTGTATCAACTTTGAATCAATTCATAAATTTTTTGCCTGTTGCCCTTGCCATTGAATCTTTTGTTAGTTATCTcctaatttaaatataaattagtaATGCATGATATTATGCATATTTTTAGTGTAATGAAGTATTATATACTTTTTCTACGGCGTTGAACCCGCAgtcctgatttttttttttgtacgcAATAGGTTACTTAAAACTCAGGATCAAACAATATTTTGCCAACCACATTAGTCAGATAAATCGGGATAAATAATATGTGACATATTGTTCCAAGAAGATTTTGATAAAAGAAATCGAATTCACCATATGTTCAGGATAAATCATGTATGACATATTGGTCCAAGAATATTTTGATAAAAGAAATAGAATTCTTCATATGTTATGCCTTTcaatcataaaaataaaatattatatatgtacaaatatttaatcctcaaattcatatatattACATTCCAATCCTGAAATATAtagtttaaaaaaatcataagatATATTTTGATACTACATTCCAATCCATGCATTATaacttttataaattaaaatattattcactcacttaaaaatttaattaattaccaATGCAACTTCATATGGCATAAAGATGATACTCTAATTTTGTTGTTAAATGCAAAGGATAAAACTATTTATCTTTATCTCATCCAAAGTTCGGATTGAGTCTTCTGGTAAACTgagttaaaaataattatgttaTTGTGTTCTTAAATCTAATCTAACCAGCAAAAATATTCTTAAATCGATTATATATAACACAAAATGAAATATAACAACATTAATCTATATTCTTCGACTCGAAACTaccaaaataaaaccaaaacacTGCGCTCTTTACTTGGAAAACTGAATGGAAGAAATTTCTACTGCGTTTATCAAACACAATTTGTGTAGGTTCTGATCATAAAACAGAAATCAGTACTGAAAGATTAATAAAGACCAAAATCATAGAAAGGAAATCAGTACAATGGTGAACTAATTAAAGACACCCAAAAATACTGTGGAGACATTACATACttttttgcttttgtttctgAGTTTGCAATACTTCAGATGTCTCTGTTAAAGAAGgctctcaacaacttcctcagCTCTTCTTTGAAAAGATTCCACCGTGGATTCATTGCTTTAACAGGATTCTTTATGCACTTTGATCCGGTTTTTCGGATttgaaaggaatattaattcttttaaaattttttcctTAAGCGTGCT
Proteins encoded:
- the LOC140883928 gene encoding uncharacterized protein → MEAAAVTLPLYRPANAAISATKLVRPIPRFTYHHFSILLGSGCKNPPQFLACCSAKSNINRDNATNESYTAEQPTSDSRIPRQAVPTSSEAVPSNLSFSRGLVFDLGSKNSWDGLEIGSPVVKRYLSDEEERWYMWYHGRCGENPGCDSIGLAVSSNGVHWERGAEPVRSNADVGLVMKRSEDWWAFDTHSIRPCEVSVMSSSKVRANSAVYWLYYTGFNSEKIEALSDCMPFSFKNPERVRFGVGNDDQEVAGGQLLKSLPGLAMSQDGRHWARIEGEHHSGALLDVGSDGEWDSSFISSPQVVFHSNGDLRMYYYSFDVQNGHFAVGIARSRDGIRWLKLGKIMGGGAVGAYDECGIVNPRVLRNKKDGRYLMVYEGVALNDRRSIGMAVSADGLKNWERLQEGPVFEQSSDGGWDCEGVGMPYLVQMDGDVDEWRLYYRGIGEGGRTGIGLAVSQGSDSYSFQRWTGFHL